From Helicobacteraceae bacterium, a single genomic window includes:
- the groES gene encoding co-chaperone GroES produces MLFTPLGYRILVERSEEPTKTASGIIIPDNAKEKPLDGKVVAISKAIKEKGEIAVGDIVVFGKYAGTEIKIDGKDYVVLNNSEKNDDVLGVRK; encoded by the coding sequence ATGCTATTCACGCCTCTTGGCTATCGCATTCTTGTAGAAAGAAGCGAAGAGCCTACCAAAACCGCTTCGGGCATCATCATTCCCGATAACGCGAAGGAAAAACCGCTCGACGGCAAAGTCGTGGCGATCAGCAAGGCAATCAAGGAAAAGGGCGAAATCGCCGTCGGCGATATAGTCGTTTTCGGCAAATACGCGGGTACCGAGATCAAGATCGACGGTAAAGATTACGTTGTGTTAAACAACAGCGAAAAGAACGACGACGTTTTGGGCGTTCGCAAATAA